Proteins co-encoded in one Garra rufa chromosome 7, GarRuf1.0, whole genome shotgun sequence genomic window:
- the tmem59l gene encoding transmembrane protein 59-like, whose protein sequence is MLQFGGRVRGVPALVSLILVALAAASSDLFDNQLGDINYCKKQCQMSIKNKSPAKDSIMNACHRGCRLYSICQFVNGNTGINTSKEECQGACQEAYSKLLEQEACSTGCASQPAEPEIKRRKLKALTNRPKPISVMDAVSSWCNDIVSSAQSFISSTWTFYLQADDGKVVVFQSQPEIEYSLPELQAPRSNVVDKPWPQVNSHTQRPHTGGRSHGERNAAKPGAKGKHVSQHAEDPAAEHDFLGCMSRRSGLPRWILAACLFLSIMVMLWLSCASLVTAPEQHIKNQLSINGDKEFMDDAHKVNSYHLTPVIAMTIGQSEESKEAGPLPVKVDLSKTSL, encoded by the exons ATGCTCCAGTTCGGCGGCAGGGTGCGCGGCGTTCCCGCGCTCGTCTCTCTGATTCTGGTGGCGTTGGCGGCGGCATCATCTGATCTGTTTGACAACCAACTGGGCGATATCAATTACTGCAAAAAGCAATGCCAGATGTCCATCAAAAACAAAAGCCCCGCCAAA GACTCCATCATGAATGCCTGTCACCGCGGCTGTCGGCTCTACTCCATCTGCCAGTTTGTGAATGGCAATACGGGCATCAATACCAGCAAGGAAGAGTGCCAGGGAG CATGCCAGGAGGCCTACAGTAAACTGCTGGAGCAGGAGGCGTGCAGCACGGGGTGTGCCAGCCAACCCGCTGAGCCGGAGATCAAACGGAGAAAG CTCAAGGCCCTGACCAACCGCCCCAAGCCTATCTCTGTTATGGATGCCGTGTCTAGCTGGTGCAATGACATCGTCAGCTCCGCCCAGAGCTTCATTTCTTCCACCTGGACCTTCTACCTGCAGGCTGATGATGGGAAGGTTGTTGTGTTTCAG AGCCAGCCAGAGATTGAGTACTCCTTGCCTGAGTTACAAGCCCCGCGCTCCAACGTGGTCGACAAACCCTGGCCCCAAGTCAACTCCCACACACAGCGGCCACATACTG GTGGGCGGTCACATGGGGAGAGGAATGCGGCAAAACCTGGGGCCAAAGGAAAGCATGTCAGCCAACATGCCGAGGACCCAGCTGCTGAGCACGACTTCCTAGGCTGCATGTCAAG ACGCTCAGGACTGCCGCGTTGGATTTTAGCAGCATGCCTCTTCCTGTCTATCATGGTGATGCTGTGGCTGAGCTGTGCCAGTCTGGTCACGGCACCCGAGCAGCACATCAAGAATCAG CTTAGCATCAATGGAGATAAAGAATTCATGGACGACGCCCACAAGGTAAACTCTTACCACTTGACGCCAGTGATCGCGATGACAATCGGCCAATCGGAGGAGAGCAAGGAGGCGGGGCCGCTTCCGGTCAAGGTCGACCTCAGCAAAACATCTCTGTAA
- the crlf1b gene encoding cytokine receptor-like factor 1b, which produces MDYVHARSHQHGKNRVESAHDRQMTILVIMLVFVALLPYALTAHLAVISPQDPVLHIGSSLTAVCTISAELEVTARSLYWTLNGRRLARNTYKVLSPTESSVTLHQLNGSLQQSGDNLVCHRSNGEVLAGSCLYVGSSPEKPVNLTCWSRNTKDLSCRWSPGSQGETFINTKYILKYKLKWYGKEKDCEDYTGQSYTCYVPRDLAIFTPYEVWVEASNQLGSITSDVITLDILDVVTTDPPPDVLVSRVGDLEDQLSVRWGSPPALKDYLFQAKYQIRYRVEESDDWKVIDDAGNQTSCRLAGLRAGTVYFVQVRCNPIGIYGSKKAGIWSDWSHSTAASTPGIDRSHIGSCDSKPSEHNSTLRKELKQFFGWMRKHSYGCTDVSIKLYDQWRVWLQKAQKTHDQVLQSGKS; this is translated from the exons ATGGATTATGTGCACGCGCGCTCCCATCAGCATGGCAAGAATCGAGTTGAGAGCGCGCACGACAGACAAATGACAATTTTAGTCATTATGTTGGTTTTTGTCGCGCTTCTTCCATACGCGCTCACAGCAC ACTTGGCAGTCATATCCCCCCAGGATCCAGTGCTTCACATCGGGTCAAGTTTGACCGCGGTGTGCACCATTAGCGCCGAGCTGGAAGTAACAGCTAGATCCTTGTACTGGACGCTGAATGGAAGACGCTTGGCTAGAAACACTTACAAGGTCCTGAGCCCGACCGAATCCAGCGTCACACTTCATCAACTCAATGGCTCCTTACAGCAGTCAGGAGACAACCTGGTTTGCCATCGAAGTAATGGAGAAGTGCTGGCCGGATCGTGTCTTTATGTTGGAT CATCCCCTGAGAAACCCGTCAACTTGACATGCTGGTCACGAAACACCAAGGATCTCAGCTGCAGATGGAGTCCGGGAAGTCAAGGAGAAACGTTTATCAACACCAAATACATCCTCAAGTACAAACTAAA ATGGTATGGTAAAGAGAAAGACTGTGAGGACTACACGGGACAGTCGTATACGTGCTACGTTCCTCGCGACCTTGCCATTTTTACGCCGTATGAAGTCTGGGTGGAGGCGTCCAATCAGCTCGGCTCTATCACGTCTGATGTCATCACCTTAGACATTTTAGATGTAG TAACTACAGATCCGCCTCCTGATGTCCTTGTGAGCCGCGTTGGAGATCTGGAAGATCAGTTAAGTGTACGTTGGGGCAGTCCTCCCGCCCTGAAGGACTACCTGTTTCAGGCCAAGTATCAGATACGATACCGTGTGGAGGAAAGCGATGACTGGAAG GTGATAGATGACGCTGGGAACCAGACATCTTGTCGGTTAGCGGGTCTCAGGGCCGGTACAGTGTATTTTGTCCAGGTACGCTGCAACCCTATAGGCATCTACGGCTCGAAGAAAGCAGGTATTTGGAGCGACTGGAGCCACTCGACTGCCGCGTCGACACCTGGCATTG ACAGGTCACATATTGGCTCTTGCGATTCGAAGCCCAGCGAGCACAACTCGACGCTACGAAAGGAGCTAAAGCAGTTTTTCGGCTGGATGCGCAAACACTCTTACGGCTGTACGGACGTCAGTATCAAACTCTACGACCAATGGCGCGTCTGGCTGCAGAAAGCCCAGAAAACGCACGACCAG GTACTACAAAGCGGTAAATCATAG
- the rex1bd gene encoding required for excision 1-B domain-containing protein, with translation MAPSDFKNLVRRFYVLQAERVEAYKLFEEGHEAYLRTGPHYDFEHYKQLVNEITKAFCGISKEVLKIKEQLHQDFDRPDLSEHIDKLQIKEKEKLELTAKLQLAKQNAQDHPEDEDFQEKVREIKQDVIKNTAALSEILQDFKYDSEEPE, from the exons ATG GCTCCTTCAGATTTCAAAAATTTGGTCAGAAGATTTTATGTACTTCAAGCTGAGCGTGTGGAGGCATACAAACTATTTGAGGA GGGTCATGAGGCGTATTTAAGGACGGGGCCCCACTATGACTTCGAGCACTACAAACAGCTGGTAAATGAGATAACGAAAGCATTCTGTGGCATTTCCAAAGAGGTTCTGAAGATTAAAGAGCAACTGCATCAAGACTTCGACCGGCCTGACCTCTCCGAACACATTGACAAACTGCAGATTAAAGAGAAGGAGAAACTAGAGCTG ACAGCTAAGTTACAGCTGGCAAAGCAGAATGCCCAGGATCACCCAGAAGATGAGGATTTCCAAGAGAAAGTCCGTGAGATCAAACAGGA TGTCATCAAGAATACGGCCGCTTTGAGTGAGATTCTCCAAGACTTCAAGTATGACTCAGAAGAACCGGAGTGA